One stretch of Harmonia axyridis chromosome 1, icHarAxyr1.1, whole genome shotgun sequence DNA includes these proteins:
- the LOC123671432 gene encoding adipocyte plasma membrane-associated protein-like, with protein MGLLSFLKIFIVNIIILILFITFMPGLLPDVPIVKSYKIIKAALDGKLTPNNKLENVEILFKEELLGPESFTDDKNYIYTSLHTGDIVKINGKHIVPVVQFGKPCKGIYEERICGRPLGLRFGSDGYLYTADAYYGIFRVDVNTGDKKKLVSFGQEIEGKPTKLPNSVAVSCNGDVYWTDSTSNFILQDGLYALLDDPAGRLIHYNAKTGENKVLMEDGFFTNGLALSTNEDFVIVADARNQILRHYLKGPKTGTTDLFVRLPGVPDNIQTDGRSGFLITVIVESNLENPNLISTFSQFPNIRRFLARSLSLAEFGFRFIDKLYPNEICQRTTHFVGHISSAVNAIPSRSVILHVSENGEILDTLWTNNKTIQGFSEAHIVKNYLYLGSPFNDYLGRIPLAEVGWEHLSKKSDSLTSKKQLCEAHKPAAKASPPKMTTKDTPPKPTTATPPKPTATATPSKPTTTATPPKPTATATPSKPTTTATPPKPTATATPSKPTTTATPPKPTTTATPSKPTATAAPPKPTITAKIDTPKSVPPKQSPPPKQSPPPKPTTANTPSKPTVTTSKPTTTTQPTTKPPSLKQSKTPAPTTTQQPTTTQKPPTVATTSKPKTTTTTPKPTSTIRNKDKDESRGNQNNNINPNIKKTTSNSPKSEL; from the exons atGGGTTTACTGtcgtttttgaaaatatttattgtgaatataataattttaatattattcatAACATTTATGCCTGGATTATTGCCTGATGTACCAATTGTGAAGTCTTATAA GATTATTAAAGCAGCTCTAGATGGGAAATTGACCCCCAACAATAAATTAGAAAATGTAGAAATATTATTCAAGGAAGAACTCCTTGGTCCTGAGAGTTTTACAGatgataaaaattatatttacacCTCACTCCATACTGGAGATATAGTAAAGATTAATGGTAAACATATTGTTCCCGTTGTTCAATTTGGAAAACCATGTAAGGGGATCTATGAAGAACGCATTTGTGGTAGGCCACTCGGACTGAGATTTGGTAGTGATGGTTATCTTTATACTGCAGATGCATATTACGGAATATTCAGAGTTGATGTTAATACAG GTGATAAAAAGAAACTTGTATCCTTTGGACAGGAAATTGAAGGAAAACCAACGAAATTACCGAATAGTGTAGCTGTTAGTTGTAATGGAGATGTATATTGGACAGattcaacttcaaatttcaTACTTCAAGATGGACTTTATGCTCTCCTAGATGATCCAGCAGGAAG ATTGATTCATTATAATGCAAAAACTGGTGAAAATAAAGTTTTAATGGAGGATGGTTTCTTCACAAATGGACTAGCACTTTCTACAAATGAAGATTTTGTAATAGTTGCTGATGCTAGAAATCAAATTCTACGCCATTATCTTAAAGGACCAAAGACTGGTACAACAGATTTATTTGTTAGATTACCTGGAGTACCTGATAATATCCAAACAGATGGTAGATCAGGTTTCCTCATAACTGTCATTGTGGAATCTAATTTAGAAAATCCTAATCTTATTAGTACATTCTCACAGTTTCCAAATATTAGAAGGTTCCTTGCTCGATCACTTTCACTGGCTGAATTTGGTTTCCGGTTCATTGATAAACTGTACCCAAATGAAATATGTCAAAGGACGACACATTTC GTTGGCCATATCTCATCAGCTGTTAATGCAATTCCAAGCAGATCAGTCATACTCCATGTATCTGAGAATGGTGAAATTCTAGATACTCTCTGGACTaacaataaaacaattcaaGGGTTCAGTGAAGCTCATATTGTTAAGAACTATTTGTACCTAGGTTCACctttcaatgattatttaggACGAATTCCACTAGCTGAGGTAGGATGGGAGCATTTGAGTAAGAAATCAGATTCATTGActtcaaaaaaacaattatgtGAAGCTCACAAACCAGCTGCAAAGGCTTCACCTCCCAAAATGACCACAAAGGATACTCCTCCTAAGCCCACAACAGCTACACCCCCCAAACCAACCGCAACAGCTACACCCTCCAAACCAACTACAACAGCTACACCCCCCAAACCAACCGCAACAGCTACACCCTCCAAACCAACTACAACAGCTACACCCCCCAAACCAACCGCAACAGCTACACCCTCCAAACCAACTACAACAGCTACACCCCCCAAACCAACCACAACAGCTACACCCTCTAAACCAACTGCTACAGCTGCACCCCCCAAACCAACTATTACAGCTAAAATCGACACACCAAAATCTGTACCTCCCAAGCAGTCTCCACCTCCTAAGCAGTCTCCACCTCCCAAACCAACTACAGCAAATACGCCTTCAAAACCTACCGTTACAACTTCTAAACCAACAACGACTACACAGCCAACTACAAAACCCCCATCTCTAAAACAGAGTAAAACTCCAGCCCCAACTACAACACAACAACCTACCACAACTCAGAAACCTCCCACAGTAGCTACAACTTCTAAACCAAAAACAACTACAACAACTCCAAAACCAACTTCCACGATTAGAAATAAAGACAAAGATGAATCTCGAGggaatcaaaataataatattaatccaaacattaaaaaaacaacTTCAAACTCACCAAAAAGTGAGTTGTAA